From the genome of Armatimonadota bacterium, one region includes:
- a CDS encoding bifunctional UDP-sugar hydrolase/5'-nucleotidase, producing MRRATLHLLLVCLAFCSLFSNAWCQPEYRLVTILHTNDIHDHLIPFSYPDALKSSAPVAEMMATKNIGGLARIATLAHQIEASVGGNAILVDAGDICDGTPFGIEYKGEADFAALSAAGYDVMVTGNHEFGQSLEQFNRNLALAEFPIVCANLLKKDSLEPALPEYVIYDFDGVRIAFLGLTTPQIADYKAVKEGFAVKDPYETAKHLVPKLKNKADIVVVLSHLGEAEDERLAKMVPEIDVIVGGHSHTRLATPKIIKHNKPAEAFSLGGTVIVQAYQWAGELGRLDLRLRRNSGPFTLMSVDGKLIPVTSDIPEDHKTAEVIRRYYIPISKRYDKIIGEVTADMVDKGGSSPVLNLVCDAIREETGAQISIYGVGGVRGNFAKGPIKVWDVATVLPFHNKLVLIELTGAHLKQIIERFPISPGVSGMRYKIVNRKIVEATVDGKPLDENATYSIATIDWLVGLYFSDVTSAKYLDTLSVDALINYIQKRKVISPVNDERRQVE from the coding sequence GTGAGAAGAGCTACTCTTCATCTGTTACTTGTTTGCCTAGCTTTTTGCTCGCTCTTCTCTAACGCATGGTGTCAGCCTGAGTATCGCCTGGTAACTATTCTCCACACAAATGATATCCATGACCACCTTATTCCCTTCAGCTACCCAGATGCACTTAAGTCAAGCGCCCCAGTAGCAGAGATGATGGCTACCAAAAATATCGGTGGTTTGGCAAGGATAGCCACCTTAGCCCACCAAATCGAAGCTTCAGTGGGTGGCAATGCAATTTTAGTGGACGCAGGCGATATCTGCGACGGTACGCCATTTGGAATCGAATACAAAGGTGAAGCAGACTTTGCCGCGCTCTCTGCCGCGGGATATGATGTAATGGTTACCGGAAATCACGAATTCGGCCAATCTCTCGAACAATTCAACCGCAATCTAGCGCTGGCTGAGTTCCCTATAGTATGTGCCAATCTTCTAAAGAAAGACTCGTTGGAACCTGCACTTCCCGAATATGTGATTTATGATTTTGACGGGGTGCGAATCGCCTTTCTTGGATTGACAACGCCACAAATTGCTGATTACAAAGCAGTGAAAGAAGGATTTGCAGTAAAGGACCCTTATGAAACAGCAAAGCATCTTGTTCCAAAGCTGAAAAATAAAGCCGATATAGTAGTTGTTCTGAGCCACCTAGGAGAAGCCGAAGATGAAAGATTAGCGAAAATGGTCCCAGAAATTGACGTAATCGTCGGAGGACACTCGCATACGCGATTAGCAACTCCAAAAATCATTAAGCACAACAAACCCGCTGAGGCATTCTCGCTTGGCGGCACCGTCATTGTCCAAGCATACCAATGGGCCGGCGAACTAGGAAGGCTTGATCTCCGACTTAGAAGAAACAGCGGCCCATTTACCCTAATGAGCGTGGACGGCAAGTTGATACCCGTTACCTCCGACATACCAGAAGATCACAAAACTGCCGAAGTTATTCGAAGGTATTATATCCCAATCTCCAAACGATATGACAAAATAATTGGCGAGGTTACCGCAGATATGGTTGATAAAGGAGGGAGCAGCCCAGTTTTAAACTTGGTGTGTGATGCCATACGTGAGGAAACGGGGGCACAGATTTCTATATACGGCGTAGGCGGAGTTCGAGGGAACTTTGCAAAAGGCCCTATCAAAGTTTGGGATGTAGCAACCGTCCTACCGTTCCACAACAAACTTGTGCTTATAGAACTAACCGGAGCGCATCTCAAACAAATAATCGAAAGATTCCCCATCAGTCCGGGAGTTTCTGGCATGCGGTATAAAATTGTCAATCGCAAGATAGTCGAAGCAACTGTTGATGGAAAGCCCCTCGATGAAAACGCAACTTATTCGATTGCAACAATAGACTGGCTTGTTGGGCTCTACTTCTCAGATGTAACGTCAGCAAAATACTTAGACACCCTTTCAGTAGATGCTCTCATAAACTATATACAGAAGCGCAAGGTAATCTCCCCCGTAAATGACGAAAGAAGGCAAGTAGAATGA
- the hisI gene encoding phosphoribosyl-AMP cyclohydrolase, translating to MEILDQLKFDENGLIPAIIQDAENGDVLMMGFMDREAVQRTIRDGKVCFWSRSRRKHWVKGETSGHFQFVKGIYVDCDMDCLLIKVDQIGATCHEGYRSCFFRKITKENTLSVIAERIFNPEEVYKK from the coding sequence ATGGAAATTCTTGACCAGCTGAAGTTTGACGAAAATGGCCTAATTCCAGCAATTATCCAAGATGCGGAGAACGGGGACGTTCTCATGATGGGCTTCATGGACCGCGAAGCCGTGCAACGCACCATCCGCGATGGAAAGGTTTGCTTTTGGAGCCGCTCACGCCGGAAGCACTGGGTAAAAGGTGAGACATCGGGCCACTTCCAATTTGTAAAAGGAATCTACGTTGACTGCGATATGGACTGCCTATTGATAAAAGTGGATCAAATTGGAGCGACATGTCATGAAGGATATCGGAGTTGCTTCTTTAGAAAGATAACAAAAGAAAATACTCTGAGCGTGATTGCCGAGCGGATTTTCAATCCTGAGGAGGTTTACAAAAAGTGA
- a CDS encoding amidohydrolase, with translation MSQPADIILTNGKVFTLSQTVWASAVAIRDGRFVYVGSDDEVEDYIGPNTEQIDLEGRTVIPGLIDSHVHLLYYGRNKLLRADLNGCKSIKEIIQRLQAHDEKRRGEWILGWGFDQEILAERRFPTRHDLDQFNKPVLISRLCGHACVVNSKAIELVGPEKIPDSARDTGLLTEDDMNPVWEAMPQPTFKEMVEAAEFAAAKALATGLTSVHCLVSSQTELDAVRHINRQSQLPIRFYVQPGYEMLDSLLAEGLKTGDGDEMLRMGAIKIFADGSMGARTAALKEDFADDPGNNGILLHSDEELTDMVRKVHNSGWQVAIHAIGDRAVEQAVNAIETVLIETGEDNRTRRHRIEHASLLNEDLVFRMADLHILASVQPQFIITDFWTINRVGRERYRWAYPFRTMLEAGIPLSLGSDCPVENLDVFELICRAVTRDEHSQSERLTVEETIALYSLGGAYAMFQEANLGSIEVGKLADFIVLNQDIFSIPESEIPNCKVETVFVGGKRKI, from the coding sequence ATGAGTCAACCAGCAGACATAATTTTGACAAACGGCAAGGTATTCACTCTTTCACAAACGGTATGGGCTTCAGCTGTTGCTATTCGAGATGGACGCTTTGTCTACGTTGGCTCAGATGACGAAGTTGAAGATTACATAGGCCCAAACACTGAACAGATAGATTTGGAAGGCCGAACAGTAATTCCAGGACTAATAGATTCTCATGTCCACCTATTATACTACGGCAGAAACAAACTCTTGCGCGCCGACCTAAATGGATGTAAATCGATTAAGGAGATAATCCAACGGCTCCAGGCACATGATGAGAAGCGCCGTGGAGAGTGGATACTTGGCTGGGGATTTGACCAGGAAATACTCGCCGAACGCAGGTTTCCCACTCGCCATGACCTCGACCAATTCAACAAACCGGTGCTCATCTCAAGGCTTTGTGGTCATGCGTGTGTTGTAAATAGCAAAGCGATAGAGCTTGTAGGCCCGGAAAAAATTCCTGATTCAGCAAGGGATACAGGACTCCTCACTGAAGATGATATGAACCCAGTTTGGGAAGCAATGCCCCAGCCGACTTTCAAGGAAATGGTGGAGGCTGCCGAGTTCGCTGCTGCGAAAGCTCTTGCCACTGGATTAACCAGCGTCCATTGTTTAGTTAGCTCCCAAACCGAGCTTGACGCCGTTCGCCACATTAATCGGCAAAGCCAACTGCCTATACGTTTCTATGTCCAACCTGGTTATGAAATGCTTGATTCGCTGCTTGCTGAAGGTCTCAAGACTGGCGATGGAGATGAAATGCTTCGAATGGGCGCAATCAAGATTTTTGCAGATGGCTCGATGGGCGCAAGAACAGCAGCTCTCAAAGAAGATTTCGCCGACGACCCCGGAAATAATGGCATCCTGCTGCATTCGGACGAAGAACTTACAGATATGGTTCGCAAAGTTCACAATTCCGGCTGGCAAGTGGCAATCCATGCAATTGGAGACCGAGCTGTTGAACAAGCCGTTAACGCAATTGAAACCGTTCTCATTGAAACCGGCGAAGACAACCGCACTCGGCGACACCGAATTGAACATGCTTCGCTATTGAATGAGGACCTTGTTTTCCGAATGGCAGACCTCCATATTTTGGCTTCCGTGCAACCTCAATTTATAATAACCGATTTTTGGACAATTAATCGTGTCGGTCGTGAGCGCTACCGATGGGCATATCCATTTCGAACAATGCTTGAGGCTGGGATTCCTCTATCGCTCGGCTCAGATTGCCCTGTTGAAAATCTCGACGTTTTTGAGCTAATCTGTCGAGCAGTTACCCGTGACGAACATTCGCAATCTGAACGCCTAACAGTCGAAGAAACAATTGCATTATATTCCCTCGGCGGAGCATACGCCATGTTTCAAGAAGCAAACCTTGGCTCCATAGAAGTAGGCAAGCTTGCTGATTTCATTGTTCTAAATCAAGACATATTCTCGATACCAGAAAGCGAAATTCCGAACTGCAAAGTAGAGACGGTTTTTGTAGGTGGCAAAAGAAAAATCTAG